A window of Mycoplasmopsis equigenitalium genomic DNA:
TGTACTTTGTGATTTTGCAAGTTTTTTAATTTTGCTGTCAGTAATATCTTTAATTAAGTAAGCGATTTTTGAATCGCCTTCTTTTTTACCATCACCTATAGCAGCAATAATTTCTCCTAACTTAACGATGTTAGCATCGCCGTTAATTTCAGCATCTAAACCTGCTGCTTGACCAGCGTCAACAAGAGAAATTTTAGAATTACTGGTAATAGCTGCTTTATTGCTTTCAAAATTATTTCATGTGGTTTCGTCTTTTGTTATATAGTCGTATTTCTTAATTGAACTATTATCAATATCGAATTTCTTAACTGGGTTTGAATATTTCCCAATTCCAATTAAGTTATCTTTTTTTCTAACGCTAACTTTTTCAATTCTTTCTAATTCGTATTCGTTTGTTCCATATTTATATACATCAGATGCATCAACACGGTTGTATTTGTAACCAGCAGTTGAGCCAACTCAAAGTGCAAATTTGTGTTCGATAAATGTATTTGATGTATAAACACCTTTACCGTTAATAACAACGGCACCGTTACCCATAATTGGTTTTAATTTATCAAACATACTTGCAAAGTTTTTATAAACTGTTGCTTCGGTTGATGCGAATGGTGAAAAGTCAACTTGTCTGTTACTATCTTTAGTAATCATTCTGGTAAAGCTTTCATCTGGATTTGCATTAACTGATGCAAAAGCAATGGTTTCAAGGAAACCGATTGCATCATCAAGTCCTAAAAAGTGAACTTGTGAGTTAACACCTTTTGATGATTCTTCAAATGTGTCTTGCGCAACTTTAGCAAATTCAACTAATTGGTTATAAATTCTGAATGTGTCAAAACCAATTATTAAATCTTTGTAAGCATCAGCAACAATTGATGATTTTACAGCACCTCATAATTTAGCAACTTCAGCACGGTCAGCTGCACCTTGTGTTTTAAGGTTGTTGTAGTATTCTGTAAATGCAGGATCAATTTTTGCCCCTTTTGATACAAGACCTTCAATAATGTAACTCATTACTGGCGCGTTAACTGACATAACAGTTGTTGATTTGAAGGCGGGAACCATTCACATACCATCATTTACAATGTTAGTTGTGTTACTATTTAAAACCATTACTGAATCAGAAAATACATCTTTTTTAACAGCAACTGTTTCATCATCATCGTCAAAGTTTAATAACATCCCTTCACCAGCTAACATTGAAAGAACTGGTGCGTAGTTAGCAGTAAGGTTGTAAAACGCTTTAGCATCTTTACCTGATAATTTACTTTGAACGTCGGTTGTTCCCCCTGAGTATCCACCAGCGATTGATTTAAGTTCAACTGGCATGAACCCTTTTTCATTTTTCATTTGTTCGTTGTATACCTTAATTACGGCTTCAAATGCTTTTCATTGCACATCACGACTTGATCAAGTCGAACCAAAAACAATTTTTCCATCATTTTCTTGATCAAAACGTTTACTAGCAAACTTGTCATTTGCAAGTTTTGCTACACCTTTAGGAACGTTTGGATCTGGTTTTGGTTTTGGTTCTTCGCTCGAACCACAACTAATCGCTGCAAGTGAAAATGCAGCAGATGCTAGGCCTAAAAAGCCAAGCATTACTCTAGATTTTTTCATTTTTTCCCCTTTCAATTAGCTTTCTAACGCCGTTGTAGGAAAGCTAATCTACACTATTTATATATGAAAAATTATTTTTTATTAGAAAAAGGTAAATATTATCTAATTTTTGCCATAAAAATAATATATATAAAATATATATTTTTAAAATTAACACTGCATTAGCAAATTATCAATATAATAATGGTGATGAAATTAGCAAAGGAGATATATGAAAAAAGGAAACTGAAAACAGGCTCTAGAAGCAATTGAAAAATACGATAACATCATTATTTTTCATCACACTAGACCAGACGGCGACTGTTTAGGTTCGCAACACGGATTAGCGGAACTAATCCGTCTTAATTACAAACATAAAAAAGTGTTTGTAGTCGGCGACAGTGATGGAATTTTTGATTTTATGAATTACAAATTCAATCCAGCAAACAAAATTGATTTTAAAAACTCGTTAGGAGTTGTGGTTGATGTGGCTAACAAGGATCGAATTCAAAATGTTGAAGTCTTGCTTGATGAACGTGTTAGTGCTCGTTTAATTATTGATCACCACCCTAATGAAAGTGATATTAATTTTGATTACACATTTGTTGATTCTAGTTTTGCGGCTGCTGCCGAAATGGTAGCAGAGCTTGCCAAACGCGCAAAATGACAAATTAATAAAGAAGCAGCAAGTCATATTTATTTAGGAATTAATACTGACTCGGGACGTTTTTTATTCCCAAATACCAAACCTCGTACCTTCAAGCATGCTGCTTATTTATTAGAAAAAGGTAAATTCGATCTTAAATCATTACACGAAAACCTTTACAAGAAAACACTAGTTGATTTAAAAATGCAAGGACACATTCTTACTTATTTTCAAACCAAGGATGATGTAATTTACTATATTGCTAGCAAAAATATTCAACAAGAATTTAATTTAAGCGCAAACGAAGTTGCGCGTTATAATAATCTGTTAGCTGGTGTCGAAAACTACTTAATTTGACTTTTCTTTGTCGAGTTAGAAGATGGATCTTACCGCGTAAGATTAAGATCAATGGGGCCAAAAGTTAACAAAATCGCAACAAAGTTTAATGGCGGGGGTCACGATTTAGCATCTGGTGCTAGCGTTAAAAACTACGCTGAAATTAACAAAGTAATCGATGCAGCAAATGCTGCAATTAAAAAATGGAGAGCAAAATGCAAGTAGGTAATTATCAAATCGCACTGGAAAAAATTGAAAAATATGACAAAATTGTCATTTTCCACCACCAACGACCAGATGGCGACTGTCTTGGAAGTCAGTATGGATTAAGAGAAGCAATTCGTATCAACTATCCTAATAAAAAAGTCTGTGCTGTTGGCGATGACAAAGGACTATTTAAGTTTTTAGGCGGCAAACATGATGAAGTCCCAAGTATGGAGTTTATTAAGGAAGCATTAGCAATTATTGTCGATGCCAACTATAAGGGGTGAATTGAATTCGCTCACTTACTTAAACCTGATACCTTTAAAGAAACCTTAAGAATTGACCATCACCCAAATGAAGATGACTTAGATAATGTTACTAGATGAGTTGATTCAAGTTATATTGCTGGCGCCGAAATGGTTGCCGAACTTGCTCTTAGAGCTAAATGAAAACTTACACCAAAAGCACTAAACTTTATTTATTTAGGAATTCACACCGACTCGGGTGCACTGCAATTTCAAAATACATCATCACGAACAATGCGAATTGTAGCCGAGCTAATGGACAAAGGTTGTGAACGTAATATGATCATTAAAAATTTAATGATTACTCCCAAAAAAGATTTAAGATACAACAGTTTTCTCCAAAGTTCATTCAAAACATATGGTAAAGTTGCTTATATCGTTATTACTAAAAAAGATCTTAAGAAATATGATATGGACACGCTTTCAGGAATGCGAGCAAATATCATTGGTAATATTGAAGGTCACCCAATTTGAGTTACATTCCTTGAAGAAGAAAAAGATCAAATTCGTGTTGAATTTCGCTCAAATGGACCAATCGTTCGCAACGTCGCAGTTAAATGAGGCGGCGGGGGTCACGAACACGCTTGCGGTTGCATGATCAAAGATTTCAAATTTGTCGAAGACATTATTAAGGATTGTGATTTAGAAGCAAATAAATAAAACAAGCAAAGATAAATGCTTGTTTTTTCTTACTAATTTTAAATATTTATATTATAATAATATGGCTTTACACATAATGTGGGGGGGTAGCAAAGCGGCCAAATGCGGGTGGCTGTAACCCACTTTCTTCGGATTCGGGGGTTCGAATCCCTCCCCCCCCACCATTTTTGCCCCATAGCCAAGCGGTAAGGCATCGGTTTTTGGTACCGACACGCGTTAGTTCGAATCTAACTGGGGCAGCCAAATGTCATTACACCAAGTTAGCGCACAGCTAACTTTAAAATAAAAGCAGGAATAATCGTCCTGCTTTTTATTTTTTATTTGTATAGAGTAGCGGCTCCAGAAATTGTTAGTGCAAGACAAACAACAAGTAAAACAATTGCAATAATAAAGAAATAAAATCACTTGTTTTTTGGCGTTTTCTCACCTTTAACTTTAAAAGTTGAAGGGTCGGCACGACGAATTGGCCGGTGTGGAACTTCGTGATCCTGAGTAACTTCAAGAATCTCGCCAACAACTACTTCTTCATCATCATCGTACATCTTACACTCCCTTTCTAGTTTTCTTTAAGTTTTTAACGGCAAAGAATAATCACACTCCACTACCAATAATACCTGCTAATCCAATCGCTAATAAAGCAGCGGAAGCAAAATTAATTTCTTTCTTTCTGTGATGGATAATTGGTCCGCCTTGCAATTCTGAGATTTTGTTCTCATAATCTTCAGTTAATTTTTTAAGTTCTAATTCATTGTCTGCGATATTTTTATCAAGTTTAAGTTTTCCAATTGTGGTTTTTGCATCTTGATTCAATGTGCCAAATTCTTTTTCTAATACTTTGGCGTCAGTTGCATTATCAATAGCAACTTCCATCTTTTCAAAAACAATATCAATTTCTTTTTGTACTGATTCATCTCTTTTACCATATCACATCGTACTTGTTTTATCGTACTCTTTCTTTACTTTTTGATAGAAGTAAGTATAACTAGGTTTATTTTTAAGTGGTGTGATATATGATTTTCAAATATCAAGTGCTTTGTCTACTTTTTCCGAGTCTGATGAGAAAATGAATGATTTTGTTTTATTTTTGATTGTTTCAATTTCATTATTTAATGATCAGAAGCTTAAGTCTGTTTTTAGTTCCGCTCTTGCGTGAGAAATGTCGTCTTGAGTAATAATGATAGTAACACTAACCTTACCGTACTGAATATCTTCAGGGTTAGTAAATTTAATACTTAATTGAAGATCTAATCAAACTGGTCTGTTTTCTGTAACTGGCGTATTATCTGTTTTGTCAATTCTTAATGTTATTTCATTATGTTTGGCGTTGTTAATTTCACTAATATTATTAAAAGATGATTTTAAACCTTGAATATGGAAAGTTAAATAATTATTGTTGTTATTATCTTCTAAGGTAGAAGGGTAAACACCTGGTTTTAGAATATCAATACCATTAGCTTTGTAGGTTGGTTTAATAAGATCTTTTTTAACAGTAACCCCAAGTTTACCACGTATGTTGTTAAAAATATATTCATTAAATTCATTGCGTAAATATTGTTTTCATGTCAACATATCTTTTTCGACAGTCATGGTATGCGAAATGCCGTGCTTTTTGATTGATACATTGTATCTGATTTTCCCTTCTTCATCATTTACATAAATGATGTTTGTTTTCTCAACCTCAACCTTCTTTACTCAATCAACTGTTGTATAGAACTTTTTAAAATCTTCTTTAACAATAGATGATGGCATTTTCTCTTTA
This region includes:
- a CDS encoding P68 family surface lipoprotein, with protein sequence MKKSRVMLGFLGLASAAFSLAAISCGSSEEPKPKPDPNVPKGVAKLANDKFASKRFDQENDGKIVFGSTWSSRDVQWKAFEAVIKVYNEQMKNEKGFMPVELKSIAGGYSGGTTDVQSKLSGKDAKAFYNLTANYAPVLSMLAGEGMLLNFDDDDETVAVKKDVFSDSVMVLNSNTTNIVNDGMWMVPAFKSTTVMSVNAPVMSYIIEGLVSKGAKIDPAFTEYYNNLKTQGAADRAEVAKLWGAVKSSIVADAYKDLIIGFDTFRIYNQLVEFAKVAQDTFEESSKGVNSQVHFLGLDDAIGFLETIAFASVNANPDESFTRMITKDSNRQVDFSPFASTEATVYKNFASMFDKLKPIMGNGAVVINGKGVYTSNTFIEHKFALWVGSTAGYKYNRVDASDVYKYGTNEYELERIEKVSVRKKDNLIGIGKYSNPVKKFDIDNSSIKKYDYITKDETTWNNFESNKAAITSNSKISLVDAGQAAGLDAEINGDANIVKLGEIIAAIGDGKKEGDSKIAYLIKDITDSKIKKLAKSQSTKRVNDNELFILPTTSKLTSQDEKDVFYGQGPSIMGIHANDAEDYATKMFMKWLVTDKKYDIGSKTQVVPTQYISEEASYIFAKKGFENNDLSKANIFLKHAYDVYTKVSKEPEKYVLFEELGDAQGSKFRDSFNAAYATVSTHYANGEAAKVTTYEEMIVKKVKESNGTLFS
- a CDS encoding DHH family phosphoesterase, translating into MKKGNWKQALEAIEKYDNIIIFHHTRPDGDCLGSQHGLAELIRLNYKHKKVFVVGDSDGIFDFMNYKFNPANKIDFKNSLGVVVDVANKDRIQNVEVLLDERVSARLIIDHHPNESDINFDYTFVDSSFAAAAEMVAELAKRAKWQINKEAASHIYLGINTDSGRFLFPNTKPRTFKHAAYLLEKGKFDLKSLHENLYKKTLVDLKMQGHILTYFQTKDDVIYYIASKNIQQEFNLSANEVARYNNLLAGVENYLIWLFFVELEDGSYRVRLRSMGPKVNKIATKFNGGGHDLASGASVKNYAEINKVIDAANAAIKKWRAKCK
- a CDS encoding DHH family phosphoesterase → MQVGNYQIALEKIEKYDKIVIFHHQRPDGDCLGSQYGLREAIRINYPNKKVCAVGDDKGLFKFLGGKHDEVPSMEFIKEALAIIVDANYKGWIEFAHLLKPDTFKETLRIDHHPNEDDLDNVTRWVDSSYIAGAEMVAELALRAKWKLTPKALNFIYLGIHTDSGALQFQNTSSRTMRIVAELMDKGCERNMIIKNLMITPKKDLRYNSFLQSSFKTYGKVAYIVITKKDLKKYDMDTLSGMRANIIGNIEGHPIWVTFLEEEKDQIRVEFRSNGPIVRNVAVKWGGGGHEHACGCMIKDFKFVEDIIKDCDLEANK